The Leptidea sinapis chromosome 3, ilLepSina1.1, whole genome shotgun sequence genome segment aatttattatttatttcgcacggaacaattaatcatttttgttacattaaaaacctatcgcgtttagtaagtggtcaaatttcaaaccatgaacatgcaatctacatctgtgatggttgtcttttacacttctcaacaaatgataagttatcagcccatcaattgaatgattgttgtcatattaaagtggaattgcctagtacagaaaaaactttaaaagattggtttggacaaccaatttcaaacaatgtcttaaaatttgataaatttaataagatgttacaaataccatttgttatatacgcggattttgaagctttccttaatccaattcagacatgctttaacgatccatcaaaaccttatacaactaatgttcacaaacacgaagtttatagttttgggtactatatcaaatgttcatatgatgatagtttatcaaaatatgaaacatatagtggtcctcattgtactcatgtctttatgaatcagttgtataaagatttagaagtgatttgcacaaaGAATTCTTTTATCATAAGTCCAAAGcctttgacttccaatgataatgaaattatttcgcaatgtaaagactgctttatatgtcaatttaatttaaatggtgaatgtgcattatactttgactcgcatacaggacattttagaggagttgcacacgaagtatgtaagacaaagtttagaatcccctatcacatcccagtttttttacacaatcttagtcaatatgactctcattttattgttcatgcattaaattctattgaaggggaaattgatattattccacaaacgaaagaaaagtacatttctttcacaaaaacgataaaatttaataatcataaaattcaattgagattcgttgattcgtttaaatttttgccttgtagtttagacaaacttgttcaaaatttgatggaggaacaatttcaaacattaaaatataattttccaaataataatgattttttacgtcttagaaaaaaaggaatttatccatatgaatttatgtcatcacatgattccttaaaactttcagcactccctagtcgcgataaattttacaatacattaaccgacacacatatttccgatgaagattatgaacatgccaaggatgtttggcaacactttcattgtcaaaatatgtcagattattctgatttatatcttaaaaccgatgttttacttttaacagatgtgtttgaaaatttccgagccttatgtttgcaaacatatggtctagatccagctcattattatacagcacctgggttaagttgggatgctatgttaaaatgcacaaaaattaaattagaattacttcaagactttgaacaaatagcttttattagatcgggcattcgaggaggtgtatctcaatgtagcaatcgttatgccaaagcaaataacaaatatatgcgagaatatgataaagacacaccaaactcatttttaacttatcttgatgctaataacctttacggatgggccatgtctcaattccttcctacaggaggttttgagtgggtagatgtcacaactaattttgatgtccctgatgattatgaatatggttttattttggaagtagatctagaatatcctattgaactgcatgatttacattctgacctacccttatgtcccgagaatatatgtattggtaatacaaaagacataaaattagttccaaaccttcgtaataaaattaaatatgtgattcactacagaaatttaaagcaatgtctgacaatgggtttaaaattacaaaaaattcatagaattttaaaattcaaacaatgcgcatggttacaatattatatagatttaaatacaaacatgcgtaaactagccacatctgatttcgaaaaagatttttataaattaatgaataactcagtgtttggaaaaacaatggaaaatatcgaaaaaagagtaaatgtaaaattattgagtcattgggaaaatcagggtaaaattctaggcgcacaagatttaattgctaagccagaattccatagtttatctatttttaatgaaaatttggttgcagttc includes the following:
- the LOC126979513 gene encoding uncharacterized protein LOC126979513 — translated: MELCFVCNEVEKMINQPVLQSGGGFKRRSAVLQDSEDNDTSTKRGRQGEPSTSSGLTSVNDEMVNCSLCQILIRKRYYANHLRSNLHKNNVMQLHSTLKNVTVHESAFGNRIISYKIKSKSNQLQTFETPEMFLNSIKNEIISLFEESVRLLTIFKVNFILHANFVQETKNISNEFEFQTCSYTIMQGEDLNFFFSSLCDMLMTKISTFEKKDSGWSLKKINALDMNINKFNPLRGKSYIELPKEIKLKKSVINVQNSDDLCFKWALLSALYPVTKNSQRVSSYSKYSNKLNFDGVTFPVKMTDIQKVERLNNLSVNVFGLEYNCKKKVHELVGPLYLTKSRKIVHINLLFISHGTINHFCYIKNLSRLVSGQISNHEHAIYICDGCLLHFSTNDKLSAHQLNDCCHIKVELPSTEKTLKDWFGQPISNNVLKFDKFNKMLQIPFVIYADFEAFLNPIQTCFNDPSKPYTTNVHKHEVYSFGYYIKCSYDDSLSKYETYSGPHCTHVFMNQLYKDLEVICTKNSFIISPKPLTSNDNEIISQCKDCFICQFNLNGECALYFDSHTGHFRGVAHEVCKTKFRIPYHIPVFLHNLSQYDSHFIVHALNSIEGEIDIIPQTKEKYISFTKTIKFNNHKIQLRFVDSFKFLPCSLDKLVQNLMEEQFQTLKYNFPNNNDFLRLRKKGIYPYEFMSSHDSLKLSALPSRDKFYNTLTDTHISDEDYEHAKDVWQHFHCQNMSDYSDLYLKTDVLLLTDVFENFRALCLQTYGLDPAHYYTAPGLSWDAMLKCTKIKLELLQDFEQIAFIRSGIRGGVSQCSNRYAKANNKYMREYDKDTPNSFLTYLDANNLYGWAMSQFLPTGGFEWVDVTTNFDVPDDYEYGFILEVDLEYPIELHDLHSDLPLCPENICIGNTKDIKLVPNLRNKIKYVIHYRNLKQCLTMGLKLQKIHRILKFKQCAWLQYYIDLNTNMRKLATSDFEKDFYKLMNNSVFGKTMENIEKRVNVKLLSHWENQGKILGAQDLIAKPEFHSLSIFNENLVAVQLRKTKLFHNKPIYLGFCILDISKTLMYDFHYNYMFKKFQNKLKLLYTDTDSLIYQIFTDDFYRDIKPDLHLRFDTSDYTEKNIFGYPKLNKKKLGYFKDENNGNIFNEFVGLRSKMYALDVEGKFTAKAKGVNKSVTKNMKMENYKTCLFENKNEYCSMLRFKSIKHNIFTQRINKSSLSFNDTKRYILPNNIDTLAWGHHKIE